In Neorhizobium galegae, the following proteins share a genomic window:
- a CDS encoding homoserine kinase, translating into MAVYTDITEDDLKQFLTEYDVGELTSYKGIAEGVENSNFLLHTTRDPLILTLYEKRTDERDLPFFLGLMQHLAAGGLSCPLPLPRNDGNLYGTLSGRPAALISFLEGMWLRKPEAKHCREVGKALARMHLSGQDFELIRPNSLSVEGWKTLWERSAARADEVETGLQDEISSELDHLDRNWPKDLAAGVIHADLFQDNVFFLGDELSGLIDFYFACNDLLAYDVSICLNAWCFEKDGAYNLTKGQALLEGYQSVRPLERAEIEALPILARGSALRFFLTRLYDWLTTPAGALVVKKDPLEYLRKLRFHRQITSATEYGLAEERQSAS; encoded by the coding sequence TTGGCCGTTTACACCGATATCACCGAAGACGACCTGAAGCAGTTCCTGACCGAATACGATGTCGGCGAACTGACCTCCTACAAGGGGATTGCCGAGGGCGTCGAGAATTCGAACTTCCTGCTGCATACGACCCGCGATCCGCTGATCCTGACGCTTTACGAAAAGCGGACGGATGAGCGTGACCTGCCGTTTTTCCTCGGCCTGATGCAGCATCTGGCGGCCGGCGGCCTGTCCTGCCCGCTGCCCCTGCCGCGCAACGACGGAAATCTCTACGGCACCCTGTCCGGCCGGCCCGCCGCCCTCATCTCCTTCCTCGAAGGCATGTGGCTGAGGAAGCCGGAGGCGAAACATTGCCGCGAGGTCGGCAAGGCGCTCGCCCGGATGCACCTGTCCGGCCAGGATTTCGAGCTGATACGCCCGAACTCGCTTTCCGTGGAGGGCTGGAAGACGCTTTGGGAAAGGTCCGCTGCGCGCGCCGACGAGGTCGAGACCGGCCTGCAGGACGAGATCTCATCGGAACTTGATCACCTGGACCGGAACTGGCCGAAGGACCTGGCCGCCGGCGTCATCCATGCGGATCTCTTCCAGGACAATGTCTTCTTCCTCGGCGACGAACTGTCCGGCCTGATCGACTTCTATTTCGCCTGCAACGACCTGCTCGCCTATGACGTCTCGATCTGCCTGAATGCCTGGTGTTTCGAAAAGGACGGCGCCTACAATCTCACCAAGGGTCAGGCGCTGCTCGAAGGCTACCAGAGCGTCCGCCCCCTTGAGAGGGCTGAGATCGAGGCCCTGCCGATCCTCGCCCGCGGTTCGGCGCTGCGCTTCTTCCTGACGAGGCTCTACGACTGGCTGACGACGCCGGCGGGCGCGCTGGTGGTCAAGAAGGACCCGCTCGAATATCTGCGCAAGCTGCGCTTCCACCGCCAAATTACATCGGCCACCGAATACGGGCTGGCCGAGGAAAGACAGTCCGCATCATGA
- the rnhA gene encoding ribonuclease HI, whose translation MKQVEIFTDGACSGNPGPGGWGAILRYGDTQKELFGGEADTTNNRMELMAAINSLNALKTPCEVNLHTDSKYVMDGISKWIFGWKKNGWKTADKKPVKNAELWQQLEEARNKHKVTLHWVKGHAGHPENERADELARLGMAPFKKK comes from the coding sequence ATGAAGCAGGTAGAGATTTTCACCGACGGCGCCTGTTCCGGCAATCCCGGCCCGGGTGGCTGGGGCGCCATCCTGCGTTATGGCGACACGCAAAAGGAACTGTTCGGCGGCGAGGCCGATACGACCAACAACCGCATGGAGCTGATGGCGGCGATCAATTCCCTGAATGCGCTGAAGACCCCGTGCGAGGTCAACCTTCACACCGACAGCAAATATGTGATGGACGGCATTTCCAAATGGATCTTCGGCTGGAAGAAGAACGGCTGGAAGACCGCCGACAAGAAGCCGGTGAAGAATGCCGAGCTCTGGCAGCAGCTTGAGGAAGCGCGCAACAAGCACAAGGTGACGCTGCACTGGGTGAAGGGCCACGCCGGCCATCCGGAAAACGAGCGCGCCGACGAGCTTGCCCGCCTCGGCATGGCGCCGTTCAAGAAGAAGTAG
- a CDS encoding endonuclease/exonuclease/phosphatase family protein gives MTLRLISLNAWGGRVHAPLMQYLKAADPDVLCLQEVTRTPDADADWLAYRDGAFELPQRANLYEDVKAVLPGHEAMYAPVARGTLFEGEREVGSEFGLATFVRGSFPIVGQQLGFVHGEFSADGWGVHPRSRNAHAVRVHRYGTGSAVTIVQMHGLRDLAGKGDTPARLAQAHALVALIGKVWQPGEPLVVCGDFNLQPGSETFAILGELGLTDLVTTRGFTDARTSWYPKEGRYADYLLVTPDVKVENFDVVAEPEVSDHRALLLEIA, from the coding sequence ATGACCTTGCGCCTGATCTCCCTCAACGCCTGGGGCGGCCGCGTCCATGCGCCGCTGATGCAGTATCTCAAGGCGGCTGACCCGGATGTGCTCTGCCTGCAGGAAGTCACCCGCACGCCGGATGCGGACGCCGACTGGCTGGCCTACCGCGACGGCGCCTTCGAACTGCCCCAGCGCGCCAACCTCTATGAGGATGTGAAGGCGGTTCTGCCCGGCCATGAGGCGATGTACGCTCCGGTCGCCCGTGGCACGCTGTTCGAGGGTGAGCGGGAGGTCGGCTCCGAATTCGGCCTTGCCACTTTCGTGCGCGGCTCTTTCCCGATTGTCGGCCAGCAGCTCGGTTTCGTGCATGGAGAGTTCTCGGCCGACGGCTGGGGCGTGCACCCGCGCTCGCGCAACGCCCACGCCGTCCGCGTCCACCGCTACGGTACCGGCTCGGCGGTGACCATCGTGCAGATGCACGGGCTGCGGGATCTTGCCGGCAAGGGCGATACGCCGGCCCGGCTGGCCCAGGCCCACGCTCTCGTCGCGCTGATCGGAAAGGTCTGGCAGCCGGGTGAACCACTTGTCGTCTGTGGCGATTTCAATCTGCAGCCCGGCAGCGAGACCTTCGCCATTCTCGGAGAACTCGGCCTCACCGATCTCGTCACCACCCGCGGTTTCACCGACGCCCGCACGTCCTGGTACCCGAAGGAGGGCCGTTATGCCGATTACCTGCTGGTGACGCCGGATGTGAAGGTCGAGAATTTTGATGTCGTCGCCGAGCCGGAAGTTTCCGACCACCGCGCGCTTCTTCTGGAAATCGCCTGA
- a CDS encoding Dabb family protein — MILHCVFVRFKAAIQQADKQSIYDAIDALKDVTPGILDVKFGQNVSPEGLNGGFLDGFIVTFENPEARDAYLVHPDHIAVGDRIIGSADGGLSGLLVFDMAV, encoded by the coding sequence ATGATCCTGCATTGCGTATTCGTCCGGTTCAAGGCGGCCATCCAGCAGGCCGACAAGCAGTCGATCTACGATGCGATCGACGCGCTGAAGGATGTCACGCCCGGCATCCTCGACGTGAAATTCGGCCAGAACGTCTCGCCGGAAGGCCTGAACGGCGGCTTTCTCGACGGTTTCATCGTGACCTTCGAGAACCCCGAGGCGCGCGACGCCTATCTCGTCCATCCGGACCACATAGCTGTCGGCGACCGGATCATCGGTTCCGCGGACGGCGGTCTGTCGGGGCTTCTGGTTTTCGATATGGCGGTCTGA
- a CDS encoding metal ABC transporter substrate-binding protein, with product MISRRLLLSAAIPALMAFSAVPAFADTLKVVASFTVLGDVVSQVGGKHVKVTNLVGPNGDPHEFEPSPTDARNLKAAQVAFVSGEGLEGWMDRLITASGYKGKPVVVSEGVNTRTMDEDGKTVTDPHVWNSPVNVKVWVANIEKALSEADPADAGAFKANAEAYIQKLDAMNAYAHSKFDAVPADRRKVLTSHDAFGYFGREYNVSFLAPLGLSTETEASAADVAKLIEQIKAEGVKTYFLENSNDPRLVKQIAKATAAQPGGELYVESLSDAKGPAPTYEKMFRYNVDQIAAAMAKSS from the coding sequence ATGATATCCCGCAGACTGCTTCTCTCTGCCGCCATTCCCGCCCTCATGGCCTTTTCCGCCGTGCCGGCCTTCGCGGACACGCTCAAGGTCGTCGCCTCCTTCACGGTGCTCGGCGACGTCGTCTCCCAGGTGGGCGGCAAACATGTGAAGGTGACGAACCTCGTCGGCCCGAACGGCGATCCCCATGAATTCGAGCCGTCGCCGACGGACGCCCGGAACCTCAAGGCGGCGCAGGTCGCCTTTGTCAGCGGCGAAGGCCTGGAAGGCTGGATGGACCGACTGATCACCGCCTCGGGCTACAAGGGCAAGCCGGTCGTGGTGTCGGAAGGCGTCAATACCCGCACCATGGACGAAGACGGCAAGACGGTGACCGATCCGCATGTCTGGAACAGCCCGGTCAACGTGAAGGTCTGGGTCGCCAATATCGAGAAGGCGCTCTCGGAGGCAGATCCGGCCGATGCCGGCGCCTTCAAGGCGAATGCCGAGGCCTATATCCAGAAGCTCGACGCCATGAATGCCTACGCGCATTCCAAGTTCGACGCGGTACCGGCCGACCGCCGCAAGGTGCTGACCAGCCACGATGCCTTCGGTTATTTCGGCCGCGAATACAATGTCAGCTTCCTGGCGCCGCTCGGTCTTTCGACCGAAACGGAAGCTTCCGCCGCCGACGTCGCCAAGCTGATCGAGCAGATCAAGGCCGAGGGCGTAAAAACCTACTTCCTGGAGAATTCCAACGATCCGCGGCTCGTGAAGCAGATCGCCAAGGCGACGGCTGCCCAGCCGGGTGGCGAGCTTTATGTCGAATCGCTCTCGGATGCCAAGGGGCCGGCGCCGACCTATGAAAAGATGTTCCGCTACAATGTCGACCAGATCGCCGCGGCGATGGCGAAGTCGAGCTGA
- a CDS encoding metal ABC transporter permease, producing the protein MSTYDLLIAPFADYGFMRRALVACLCLALGSGPIGVFLMLRRMSLMGDAMSHAVLPGAAIGYLVAGSLSLTAMGIGGLVAGLSVALLSGVVSRATVLQEDASFASFYLTSLALGVLIVSLRGSNIDLLHVLFGTILAIDGPALALIGSITSVTLIALALVYRPLVAECFDPGFLRTVGGRGPVYHALFLLLVVLNMVASFQALGTLMAVGLMMLPAAVAQLWGRSLTAMIALAAATAAVSGYVGLVASYHLELASGPTIIMTAAVIYGLSILFSPSGFARWLFPSPHLKG; encoded by the coding sequence ATGAGCACATACGATCTGCTGATCGCGCCGTTTGCCGATTACGGCTTCATGCGCCGGGCGTTGGTCGCCTGCCTCTGCCTGGCGCTCGGCTCCGGACCGATCGGTGTCTTCCTGATGCTGCGGCGCATGAGCCTGATGGGCGACGCGATGAGCCATGCGGTGCTGCCGGGTGCGGCGATCGGCTATCTCGTCGCCGGCTCGCTGTCGCTGACTGCGATGGGGATCGGCGGGCTCGTAGCGGGTCTTTCAGTGGCGCTGCTTTCCGGGGTGGTCAGCCGCGCCACGGTGCTGCAGGAAGACGCGAGCTTTGCGAGCTTCTACCTGACTTCTCTGGCCTTGGGCGTGCTGATCGTCTCGCTGCGCGGCTCCAACATCGATCTGCTGCACGTGCTGTTCGGCACCATTCTGGCGATCGACGGCCCCGCACTCGCCCTCATCGGCTCGATCACATCGGTGACGCTCATCGCCCTTGCCCTGGTCTACCGGCCGCTGGTGGCGGAATGTTTCGATCCGGGCTTCCTGCGCACCGTCGGCGGCCGCGGGCCGGTCTATCACGCGCTGTTCCTGCTGCTCGTGGTGCTGAACATGGTCGCGAGCTTCCAGGCGCTCGGCACGCTGATGGCGGTCGGGCTGATGATGCTGCCGGCCGCAGTGGCGCAGCTCTGGGGCCGCAGCCTGACGGCGATGATAGCGCTTGCCGCCGCCACGGCGGCCGTCTCCGGCTATGTCGGGCTGGTCGCCTCCTATCACCTCGAACTCGCCTCCGGCCCGACGATCATCATGACGGCGGCGGTGATCTACGGCCTTTCCATTCTCTTCTCGCCGTCCGGCTTTGCCCGGTGGCTGTTTCCCAGCCCACATCTGAAGGGCTGA
- a CDS encoding metal ABC transporter ATP-binding protein encodes MSALLTLDNLTVTYDRHPAVHHVSGFFRAGSLTAIAGPNGAGKSTLMKAIMGELRPAEGRLQHQLIRSDFGYLPQAADINRRFPISVLDTVLLGAWRHTGAFRANRATEYAKAASMLAAVGLGGFERRPIGSLSAGQFQRVLFARLLLQDAKVILLDEPFTAIDARTTQDLLDIVARWHGEGRTVIAVLHDLEQVRAHFPETLLLARECIAWGLTAEVMSAGNLLKARMMAERWDDGAGICENPSGRASSNGVVA; translated from the coding sequence GTGAGCGCCCTCCTCACGCTCGATAATCTCACGGTCACCTACGACCGCCATCCCGCCGTCCACCACGTATCGGGTTTCTTCCGGGCCGGCAGCCTGACCGCGATTGCCGGGCCGAACGGTGCCGGCAAATCGACGCTGATGAAGGCGATCATGGGCGAATTGCGGCCGGCGGAAGGGCGGCTGCAGCATCAGCTCATCCGCAGCGATTTCGGATATCTGCCGCAAGCGGCAGATATCAACCGGCGTTTCCCGATCTCCGTCCTCGATACGGTGCTGCTCGGCGCCTGGCGGCATACGGGAGCCTTCAGGGCGAACAGAGCGACGGAATACGCCAAAGCGGCCAGTATGCTCGCCGCCGTCGGCCTCGGCGGCTTCGAACGGCGGCCGATCGGCTCGCTTTCGGCCGGGCAGTTCCAGCGGGTGCTGTTTGCGCGCCTTCTGCTTCAGGATGCCAAGGTCATCCTGCTCGACGAACCTTTTACGGCGATCGATGCTCGCACCACCCAGGACCTGCTCGACATCGTCGCGCGCTGGCACGGCGAGGGCCGCACCGTGATCGCCGTGCTGCACGACCTCGAGCAGGTGCGGGCGCATTTTCCCGAGACCCTGCTTCTGGCCCGCGAATGCATCGCCTGGGGGCTGACGGCGGAGGTGATGTCGGCCGGCAACCTGCTCAAGGCACGGATGATGGCGGAGCGATGGGACGACGGCGCAGGGATTTGCGAGAACCCAAGCGGAAGGGCCTCGAGCAACGGGGTTGTCGCATGA
- a CDS encoding peroxiredoxin has translation MTIAIGDKLPTAKFKEKTADGPVEITTEQLFDGKKVVVFAVPGAFTPTCTLNHLPGYLENRDAILSKGVDDIAVLAVNDWHVMGAWATQTGGLGKIHFLADWDGAFTKALGLDADLSAGGLGVRSKRYSMLVENGVVKSLNVEESPGQATVSGAAAMLEQL, from the coding sequence ATGACGATTGCCATCGGCGACAAACTTCCCACAGCCAAGTTCAAGGAAAAGACCGCGGACGGCCCGGTGGAGATCACCACCGAACAGCTTTTCGATGGAAAGAAGGTGGTTGTCTTCGCCGTGCCCGGCGCCTTTACGCCCACCTGCACGCTGAACCACCTGCCGGGCTATCTCGAGAACCGCGACGCGATCCTCTCCAAGGGAGTCGACGACATTGCCGTCCTCGCCGTCAACGACTGGCATGTGATGGGCGCCTGGGCCACCCAGACCGGCGGCCTCGGCAAGATCCACTTCCTGGCCGACTGGGACGGCGCCTTCACCAAGGCGCTCGGCCTCGACGCCGACCTTTCCGCCGGCGGCCTCGGCGTGCGCTCGAAGCGTTATTCGATGCTGGTCGAAAACGGCGTCGTGAAGTCGCTCAATGTCGAGGAAAGCCCCGGCCAGGCCACAGTCTCCGGCGCCGCCGCGATGCTGGAACAGCTCTGA
- a CDS encoding protein-disulfide reductase DsbD domain-containing protein: protein MKRISPRSTPSRAPAALAACITAGAVLGIASMSCAETTPWASNEGGRMRVVAMPPEPDGTVRGALQIEPKAGWITYWKEPGDAGIPPQMVFSKASGVTLNSMSYPVPKRIDNGKLRDIGYDHAVTLPFELKMEDPGKPLNLGASAFVGLCRNICIPFQAEFSLQLGATKGTPVEEAMILNAAASTLPEPPSDDFAVTYYAMTQGRDKLALKLKLPPEASAPPQVIVTGPQGHVLFDGVNGRRDGDAYALDMPVGKLPKNYDIKGKRWGILVIAGNRAMETSLAFE from the coding sequence ATGAAGAGAATTTCGCCGAGAAGCACTCCGTCCCGCGCGCCCGCAGCGCTCGCCGCCTGCATCACCGCAGGCGCGGTCCTGGGCATTGCCTCGATGAGCTGCGCCGAAACCACGCCGTGGGCGAGCAACGAGGGCGGCCGGATGCGGGTGGTGGCGATGCCGCCCGAGCCCGACGGCACGGTGCGCGGCGCGCTGCAGATCGAACCGAAGGCCGGCTGGATCACCTATTGGAAGGAGCCGGGCGATGCCGGCATTCCGCCGCAGATGGTGTTTTCGAAGGCAAGCGGCGTGACGCTGAACAGCATGAGCTATCCCGTGCCGAAGCGGATCGACAACGGCAAGCTGCGCGATATCGGCTACGACCATGCGGTCACCCTGCCCTTCGAGCTCAAGATGGAGGATCCCGGCAAGCCCCTGAACCTCGGCGCTTCCGCCTTCGTCGGCCTATGCCGCAATATCTGCATTCCGTTCCAGGCGGAGTTCTCGCTGCAGCTCGGAGCCACCAAGGGCACACCCGTCGAAGAGGCGATGATCCTCAACGCGGCGGCCTCGACACTCCCGGAACCGCCCTCGGACGATTTCGCGGTCACCTACTACGCGATGACGCAGGGGCGCGACAAGCTGGCCCTGAAGCTGAAACTGCCGCCCGAGGCCTCGGCACCGCCTCAGGTGATCGTCACCGGTCCGCAGGGCCACGTGCTTTTCGACGGCGTCAACGGCCGGCGTGACGGCGACGCTTACGCGCTCGACATGCCGGTCGGCAAATTACCGAAGAATTACGACATCAAGGGCAAGCGCTGGGGCATTCTGGTGATCGCCGGCAACCGCGCCATGGAAACCTCGCTCGCCTTCGAGTGA
- a CDS encoding YqgE/AlgH family protein encodes MSFSTLGDKSERGFLDGQFLIAMPGMQDSNFTRAVVYICAHSSAGAMGFIINRAQQISFTDVLLHLKIMDQADAIMLPVQTRDLPILSGGPVETGRGFVLHSDDFVSESSIPVSDDISLTATLDIIRAICAGRGPARATMLLGYAGWGAGQLELEIANNGWLNCPASDALIFDRALEGKYERALALLGVSPEMLSSEAGHA; translated from the coding sequence ATGTCTTTCTCGACCCTCGGGGACAAGAGTGAACGGGGCTTCCTGGACGGACAGTTCCTGATTGCCATGCCGGGCATGCAGGACAGCAATTTCACCCGTGCCGTCGTTTATATCTGTGCCCATTCGTCGGCTGGCGCGATGGGTTTCATCATCAACCGCGCGCAGCAGATTTCGTTCACGGACGTTCTCCTCCACCTGAAGATCATGGATCAGGCCGATGCGATCATGCTGCCGGTGCAGACCCGTGATCTGCCGATCCTTTCCGGCGGTCCGGTCGAGACCGGCCGCGGTTTCGTGCTGCATTCGGACGATTTCGTCAGCGAGTCCTCCATTCCGGTCAGTGACGACATCTCGCTGACCGCCACGCTCGATATCATCCGCGCCATCTGCGCCGGGCGGGGACCGGCACGTGCCACGATGCTGCTCGGTTACGCCGGCTGGGGTGCCGGCCAGCTGGAGCTCGAGATCGCCAACAACGGCTGGCTGAACTGCCCTGCCAGCGACGCGCTGATCTTCGACCGCGCACTGGAAGGCAAATACGAACGCGCCCTCGCACTCCTCGGCGTCAGCCCGGAAATGCTCTCCAGCGAAGCGGGCCACGCCTGA
- a CDS encoding CsbD family protein: MGSTSDKMAGKANEMAGKVKQAAGDMTDNPKLKAKGAGQEAKGHAQQAKGKVKDAVKGVVDRM, encoded by the coding sequence ATGGGCAGCACCAGTGACAAGATGGCCGGCAAGGCCAACGAAATGGCCGGCAAGGTCAAGCAGGCAGCCGGCGACATGACCGACAATCCGAAGCTCAAGGCAAAGGGTGCGGGCCAGGAAGCCAAGGGCCATGCGCAGCAGGCCAAGGGCAAGGTCAAGGATGCGGTGAAGGGTGTTGTCGACCGCATGTAA
- a CDS encoding zinc-binding metallopeptidase family protein codes for MRLYDCDHCGQTIHFDNRACVNCGHRLAFVPEHLAMHALAQDEGEGTWHLVARPDYKVRHCANAAMDICNWTVSADDPHPFCPACRHNRLVPDASTEVGLSQWRRISQAQRHLFYSLMRWNLPHTNRDEDPQGGLVFDFLIDEIQPDGTIVPAMTGHEDGLIAIRAAEADDATREQVRVSMNEPYRTMLGHFRHETGHYIWDKLVRDGGRLDEFRAIFGDETIDYGAALQRNYVQGPPPGWQDFYISTYASTHPWEDFAECFAHYLHIVDTLETARAYGMVIEPRGHAEMAAEVAFNPYAARDAEQLISAWVPFSMALNSIHRSMGQPDLYPFVLSQAVMVKLEYIHRLIQAQRG; via the coding sequence ATGCGCCTCTACGACTGCGATCATTGCGGCCAGACCATCCATTTCGACAATCGCGCCTGCGTCAACTGCGGCCATCGGCTGGCATTCGTCCCGGAGCATTTGGCCATGCATGCGCTCGCGCAGGATGAAGGGGAGGGAACATGGCATCTCGTCGCCCGGCCGGACTATAAGGTACGCCACTGCGCCAATGCCGCGATGGACATCTGCAACTGGACGGTCAGCGCAGACGACCCGCATCCCTTCTGCCCTGCCTGCCGGCATAACCGACTGGTTCCGGACGCCTCGACCGAGGTCGGCCTCAGCCAGTGGCGGCGGATCAGCCAGGCGCAGCGGCATCTCTTCTACTCGCTGATGCGCTGGAACCTGCCGCACACCAATCGCGACGAGGATCCGCAGGGCGGCCTCGTTTTCGATTTCCTGATCGACGAAATTCAGCCGGACGGCACCATCGTGCCGGCCATGACCGGCCACGAGGACGGCCTGATCGCAATCCGCGCCGCCGAGGCCGACGACGCGACCCGCGAGCAGGTGCGTGTCTCGATGAATGAGCCCTACCGCACCATGCTCGGGCATTTTCGCCATGAAACAGGCCACTATATCTGGGACAAGCTGGTGCGCGACGGCGGCAGGCTGGACGAATTCCGCGCCATCTTCGGCGACGAGACGATCGATTACGGCGCGGCGCTGCAGAGAAATTACGTGCAGGGCCCGCCGCCCGGCTGGCAGGATTTCTACATCAGCACCTATGCCAGCACCCATCCTTGGGAAGATTTCGCCGAGTGCTTCGCCCACTATCTGCATATCGTCGACACGCTGGAGACCGCCCGCGCCTATGGCATGGTGATCGAACCGCGCGGCCATGCGGAAATGGCGGCTGAAGTGGCTTTCAACCCTTATGCGGCGCGTGATGCGGAACAGCTCATCTCGGCCTGGGTGCCGTTCAGCATGGCGCTCAACAGCATCCACCGCTCGATGGGCCAGCCGGATCTCTATCCCTTCGTCCTCTCGCAGGCCGTCATGGTCAAGCTGGAATATATTCACCGGCTTATCCAGGCGCAGAGGGGATAA
- a CDS encoding acyl-CoA dehydrogenase family protein, which yields MTAATEFKPAHTVRSNAIGIARLLGPAFAARAAEADDGDAFVADNYRDLRHSGLIEAGVPADLGGGGAEVRELCDMIRELAHHCGSTALAFSMHTHQVAIPAWRWTHQKAAPVMPLLKRVAAERIILLSSGGSDWIEGSGKAEKVDGGYRITGRKIFTSGSPIGDILMTGAVLDEPDGPKVLHFGLPMKSPHIKVLDTWKVMGMRGTGSNDVMIEGHVVPEEAVALKRNQGEWHMLFHIISMIAFPLIYSAYLGVAESARDIALEMAKRKEPDAHVIELAGRMETELRAAQYALAAMIAVAERGEPSPATTNEIMIGRSLVARHAIAATELAMETAGGAAFYRDKGLERRFRDIQGARYHPMRTGPQQEFSGRIALGLDTLRTF from the coding sequence ATGACCGCAGCAACCGAATTCAAACCCGCCCACACAGTCCGTTCGAATGCGATCGGCATTGCCAGATTGCTCGGGCCGGCCTTTGCCGCACGCGCCGCCGAGGCCGATGACGGCGATGCCTTCGTCGCCGACAATTATCGCGACCTGCGCCATTCCGGCCTGATCGAGGCTGGCGTTCCCGCCGATCTCGGCGGCGGCGGCGCTGAGGTTCGCGAACTCTGCGACATGATCCGGGAGCTCGCGCATCATTGCGGATCGACGGCGCTCGCCTTTTCGATGCACACGCATCAGGTGGCGATCCCCGCCTGGCGCTGGACACATCAGAAGGCGGCACCGGTGATGCCGCTTCTCAAACGCGTGGCGGCAGAGCGGATCATCCTGCTTTCGAGCGGCGGATCGGACTGGATCGAAGGATCGGGCAAGGCCGAGAAGGTCGATGGCGGTTACCGGATCACCGGACGCAAGATCTTCACCTCCGGTTCGCCGATCGGCGACATCCTGATGACCGGCGCGGTGCTCGACGAACCGGATGGACCGAAGGTCCTGCATTTCGGCCTGCCGATGAAGTCGCCGCATATCAAAGTTCTCGACACCTGGAAGGTGATGGGAATGCGCGGCACGGGCTCGAACGACGTGATGATCGAGGGCCATGTGGTGCCGGAAGAGGCGGTCGCGCTGAAGCGCAACCAGGGCGAATGGCACATGCTGTTCCACATCATCTCGATGATCGCCTTCCCGCTGATCTATTCCGCCTATCTCGGCGTTGCCGAAAGCGCCCGCGATATTGCGCTCGAGATGGCGAAGCGGAAGGAGCCGGACGCCCATGTGATCGAGCTTGCCGGACGGATGGAGACCGAACTCAGGGCCGCGCAATATGCCCTTGCCGCCATGATTGCCGTGGCCGAACGCGGCGAACCTTCGCCGGCCACGACCAACGAGATCATGATCGGCCGCTCGCTGGTCGCCCGTCACGCGATCGCCGCGACGGAACTCGCCATGGAGACAGCGGGCGGCGCAGCTTTCTACCGGGACAAGGGCCTCGAACGCCGGTTCCGCGACATTCAGGGCGCCCGTTATCACCCCATGAGAACAGGACCGCAGCAGGAATTTTCCGGCCGCATCGCCCTGGGTCTCGATACGCTCAGGACCTTTTGA